A stretch of Mucilaginibacter terrae DNA encodes these proteins:
- a CDS encoding metallophosphoesterase family protein: MSIKILATADLHLGKTSADASGYQASTKSTWAALVNMAIENGVDIVVLCGDIIDRNNRYFEAIGPLQSGIDRLRENNITVYLVSGNHDFDVLPQVVRRYCDDGVKLLGKNGVWEIVTFRKDDQTIQFAGWSFPTQYFRDSPLLSWQFNDIDLNFPVIGLLHGDIEGKDGKYAPFRLGELVRAPVNLWILGHIHKPFEYSGQKPLVWYTGSPQALSAKEPGLHGPLLFTITGDQFSVQHLGISSARYESLEVDVTGAEDEEQVREKIVTALEKDALQRQEELSNISFLIYQLEITGEHARIREVEHWSRSATDIRLPLNGDLEASVRKVDCYLRPALDDLKALAGQSSPAGILADTILAISEARNTPFLDKLIHKWRQQATALNEAGVYLPLSDEERLSNLKDDNAKIYLQRECNRLLGELISQDK; this comes from the coding sequence ATGTCAATTAAAATCCTTGCAACCGCCGATCTTCACTTGGGCAAAACCTCCGCAGATGCTTCAGGATACCAGGCTTCAACAAAGTCTACCTGGGCAGCGCTGGTCAATATGGCGATTGAAAACGGGGTCGATATCGTCGTACTTTGCGGTGACATTATTGACCGAAATAACCGTTATTTTGAAGCAATCGGGCCACTGCAATCTGGAATAGACCGGCTAAGGGAAAATAACATAACCGTTTACCTGGTTTCTGGTAATCATGATTTTGACGTTTTGCCGCAGGTTGTCCGCAGATATTGTGACGACGGTGTTAAACTGCTGGGAAAAAACGGCGTCTGGGAGATAGTTACTTTTAGGAAAGATGATCAAACTATTCAGTTTGCCGGTTGGTCTTTTCCAACACAATATTTCAGGGACAGCCCCTTGCTGAGTTGGCAATTTAATGATATTGATCTCAATTTTCCGGTAATTGGTTTATTACATGGAGATATTGAAGGCAAAGACGGCAAGTACGCACCGTTTCGTTTAGGTGAGCTCGTGCGCGCGCCGGTCAATCTATGGATACTGGGACACATACATAAACCTTTTGAATATAGCGGACAGAAACCATTGGTCTGGTATACAGGTTCGCCACAGGCACTGAGTGCAAAGGAACCAGGTTTGCACGGGCCGCTTCTTTTCACCATTACCGGCGATCAATTTTCAGTGCAACATCTGGGCATATCTTCTGCGCGTTATGAATCGCTTGAAGTCGATGTTACCGGTGCAGAGGATGAAGAGCAAGTACGAGAAAAGATAGTTACAGCTTTGGAAAAGGATGCGCTACAACGACAGGAGGAATTGTCTAACATATCCTTCTTAATCTACCAGCTGGAGATTACCGGCGAACATGCCCGGATCAGGGAAGTAGAACATTGGTCAAGGTCAGCTACGGATATCCGGCTACCGCTTAATGGCGACCTGGAAGCCAGCGTCAGAAAAGTCGACTGTTATTTACGTCCAGCGCTGGATGACTTAAAAGCATTAGCAGGCCAGTCTTCCCCAGCAGGCATTCTTGCCGATACTATTCTTGCAATCAGCGAGGCACGCAATACGCCATTTCTCGATAAACTGATTCATAAATGGCGACAGCAGGCTACCGCTTTAAATGAAGCTGGCGTTTATTTGCCCTTATCAGATGAAGAACGCTTATCTAACTTAAAGGATGACAATGCTAAAATTTATCTGCAGCGTGAATGTAACCGCTTACTGGGCGAATTAATAAGTCAGGATAAATAA